The following proteins are encoded in a genomic region of Pseudodesulfovibrio mercurii:
- a CDS encoding ABC transporter permease: MAQSKLPGWVNAGLIPALNLLTAFLVSGLVILAMGQDPVKAFGYLVYGAFGYGEAIGYTLYYATNFIFTGLAVAVAFHCYLFNIGGEGQAYLGGLGIGLVCLYLGDLPFWAILPLSVLGGALFGAAWAAIPAYLQARRGSHIVITTIMFNFIGSSVMTFLLVDWLKRPGSQLPETAHFPEGTWMPKLHELAAHFGVKMAHSPANLALFIALLCCVGVWLFIGRTRWGYEIRAVGRNPDAAVHGGISPARAIMVSMLLSGALAGLMGLNELMGEQHRVVINFTNGCGFVGIAIALMGRNHPAGIVLASLLMGALFQGGAELAFEMPDITRDMIWTIQGFVILFTGALEHLYRPQLERLFLRTGKEAPA, from the coding sequence ATGGCGCAATCCAAGCTCCCCGGCTGGGTCAACGCGGGGCTGATCCCGGCGCTCAACCTGCTGACCGCCTTCCTGGTCTCGGGCCTGGTCATCCTGGCCATGGGCCAGGACCCGGTCAAGGCCTTCGGCTACCTGGTCTACGGGGCCTTCGGCTACGGCGAGGCCATCGGCTACACCCTGTACTACGCCACCAATTTCATCTTCACGGGCCTGGCCGTGGCCGTGGCCTTCCACTGCTACCTGTTCAACATCGGCGGCGAGGGCCAGGCCTACCTCGGCGGGCTGGGCATCGGCCTGGTCTGCCTGTACCTGGGCGACCTGCCCTTCTGGGCCATCCTGCCCCTGAGCGTGCTCGGCGGGGCCCTGTTCGGCGCGGCCTGGGCGGCCATCCCCGCCTATCTGCAGGCCAGACGCGGCTCGCACATCGTCATCACGACCATCATGTTCAACTTCATCGGCTCGTCGGTCATGACCTTCCTGCTGGTGGACTGGCTCAAGCGGCCCGGCTCGCAGCTGCCCGAGACCGCCCATTTCCCCGAGGGGACGTGGATGCCCAAGCTGCACGAGCTGGCCGCGCACTTCGGCGTCAAGATGGCCCACTCGCCCGCCAACCTGGCCCTGTTCATCGCCCTCTTGTGCTGCGTCGGGGTCTGGCTGTTCATCGGCCGCACCCGCTGGGGTTACGAGATCCGGGCCGTGGGCCGCAACCCGGACGCGGCCGTGCACGGCGGCATCTCCCCGGCCAGGGCGATCATGGTCTCCATGCTCCTGTCCGGGGCGTTGGCCGGGCTCATGGGCCTGAACGAGCTCATGGGCGAACAGCACCGGGTGGTCATCAACTTCACCAACGGGTGCGGGTTCGTGGGCATCGCCATCGCGCTCATGGGCCGCAACCACCCGGCGGGCATCGTCCTGGCCTCCCTGCTCATGGGCGCGCTGTTCCAGGGCGGGGCCGAGCTGGCCTTCGAGATGCCCGACATCACCCGGGACATGATCTGGACCATCCAGGGGTTCGTCATCCTGTTCACCGGGGCCTTGGAGCACCTCTACCGCCCGCAGCTGGAACGGCTGTTCCTGCGCACGGGCAAGGAGGCCCCGGCATGA
- a CDS encoding ABC transporter permease, whose protein sequence is MTDLWMQLLLTADATLRISTPLILAALAGLCSERAAVIDIGLEGKMLGGAFVAATVSYLTGSAWLGLVCAVAACLLLALLHGFACITHRGNQVVSGMAINIVVAGLAPTLGHAIFHINGDTPPLPEGARFMALTLPGAEALRGVPVLGPIYAELISGHTLLTYAAFALIPCVSFMLYKTRFGLRLRAVGENPEAVDTAGISVTRLRYRAVLIAGALCGVAGAALSTALGASFIRDMTAGKGYLALAAMIFGKWRPGPTACACLLFAFTDALQARLQGVSLPFVGEIPVQFIIMLPYVMTVVLLAGFVGKVTAPKADGIPYVKER, encoded by the coding sequence ATGACCGACCTGTGGATGCAGCTGCTGCTCACGGCGGACGCCACCCTGCGCATCAGCACCCCGCTGATCCTGGCCGCCCTGGCCGGGCTGTGCTCGGAGCGGGCCGCGGTCATCGACATCGGCCTGGAGGGCAAGATGCTCGGCGGGGCGTTCGTCGCGGCCACGGTCAGCTACCTGACGGGCTCGGCCTGGCTCGGGCTGGTCTGCGCCGTGGCCGCCTGCCTGCTGCTCGCCCTGCTGCACGGCTTCGCCTGCATCACCCACCGGGGCAACCAGGTGGTCTCGGGCATGGCCATCAACATCGTGGTCGCCGGGCTGGCCCCGACGCTGGGCCACGCCATTTTCCACATCAACGGCGACACCCCGCCCCTGCCCGAAGGCGCGCGGTTCATGGCCCTGACCCTGCCCGGCGCCGAGGCGTTGCGCGGGGTGCCGGTCCTGGGCCCGATCTACGCCGAGCTGATCAGCGGCCACACCCTGTTGACCTACGCGGCCTTCGCCCTGATCCCGTGCGTCTCCTTCATGCTCTACAAGACCCGGTTCGGGCTCCGGCTGCGGGCCGTGGGCGAGAACCCCGAGGCCGTGGACACGGCGGGCATCTCGGTGACCCGGCTGCGCTACCGGGCGGTGCTCATCGCGGGCGCGCTGTGCGGCGTGGCCGGGGCGGCCCTGTCCACCGCCCTGGGCGCGAGCTTCATCCGCGACATGACCGCGGGCAAGGGGTACCTGGCCCTGGCGGCCATGATCTTCGGCAAGTGGCGGCCCGGCCCGACCGCCTGCGCCTGTCTGCTCTTCGCCTTCACCGACGCGCTCCAGGCGCGGCTGCAGGGCGTGTCCCTGCCCTTCGTCGGCGAGATACCGGTCCAGTTCATCATCATGCTGCCCTACGTCATGACCGTGGTCCTGCTGGCCGGGTTCGTGGGCAAGGTGACGGCCCCCAAGGCCGACGGCATACCTTACGTCAAGGAGCGCTAG
- a CDS encoding BMP family lipoprotein, with protein MSRSPILLLALLLLLSCPGTGLAFKPALLYDQVGKSDKSFNEAAFKGAERFAGESGLPYHEFTPTNESQYAQAMQRFAARGFDPIIVIGFSYASVLEQIAPQFPDTRFVIVDMVVDRPNVESVVFREHEGSFLVGMIAAMKSGTGKVGFVGGMDIPLIRKFALGYREGAEYVNKRIVVYENMTGTTPAAWGDPIKAGELARSQFDRGADVVYQAAGSSGLGVLQAAADLHKFSIGTDANQNYLHPGSVLTSMVKRVDLAVYEALRDARNGTWQAGIRSLGLAEGGVDYALDEYNEALITPAMRARVDKAKADIIAGKIKVTNYFDIMDK; from the coding sequence ATGTCCCGCTCGCCCATACTCCTGCTCGCGCTCCTGCTGCTGCTCTCCTGCCCCGGCACGGGCCTGGCCTTCAAGCCCGCCCTGCTCTACGACCAGGTGGGCAAGTCCGACAAGTCGTTCAACGAGGCCGCGTTCAAGGGCGCGGAGCGGTTCGCCGGGGAGTCCGGCCTGCCGTACCACGAGTTCACGCCGACCAACGAGTCCCAGTACGCCCAGGCCATGCAGCGCTTCGCGGCGCGCGGCTTCGACCCGATCATCGTGATCGGCTTCTCCTACGCCTCGGTCCTGGAGCAGATCGCGCCGCAGTTCCCGGACACCCGGTTCGTCATCGTGGACATGGTCGTGGACCGGCCCAACGTGGAATCCGTGGTCTTCCGCGAGCACGAGGGCTCGTTCCTGGTGGGCATGATCGCGGCCATGAAGTCCGGGACCGGCAAGGTCGGCTTCGTGGGCGGCATGGACATCCCCCTGATCCGCAAGTTCGCCCTGGGCTACAGGGAGGGCGCGGAGTACGTGAACAAAAGGATCGTGGTCTACGAGAACATGACCGGGACCACTCCGGCGGCCTGGGGCGACCCGATCAAGGCGGGCGAGCTGGCCCGCTCCCAGTTCGACCGGGGCGCGGACGTGGTCTACCAGGCCGCGGGCAGCTCCGGGCTGGGCGTGCTCCAGGCGGCGGCGGACCTGCACAAATTCTCCATCGGCACGGACGCCAACCAGAACTACCTGCATCCCGGCAGCGTGCTGACCTCCATGGTCAAGCGCGTGGACCTGGCCGTGTACGAGGCCCTGCGCGACGCGAGGAACGGCACGTGGCAGGCGGGCATCCGCTCGCTCGGCCTGGCCGAGGGCGGGGTGGACTACGCCCTGGACGAGTACAACGAGGCCCTGATCACCCCGGCCATGCGGGCGCGCGTGGACAAGGCCAAGGCGGACATCATCGCGGGCAAGATCAAGGTCACCAACTATTTCGACATCATGGACAAGTAG
- a CDS encoding ABC transporter ATP-binding protein — translation MAAPGDHRPPAVELIGLNKSFGPVRANRDVSLRVAAGTIHGIVGENGAGKSTLMGMLYGFYQADSGRIRINGREVRITSPAHAISQGIGMVHQHFMLVEPFTVLENVILGAEEGGLLKRSLGHARRELERLGREYGLEVDPDAVVGDLPVGLQQRVEILKALYRGAETLILDEPTGVLTPQEADRLFAMLDTLRDQGRTVILITHKLREIMAATDAVSIMRRGTMVAERRTAETSKEELAELMVGRKVLLRVEKTEARPGEPILELDGVDYADTAGVKRLKDVSFTLRRGEILGVAGVSGNGQSELLEVLCGVAAPSAGTIRFKGEVIAGQGKRTDPLAMHRLGVGHVAEDRHRTAMIMDFTAAENMILGYHTGRDVNGPVLMDLGRVRGLCRDYMADFDVRPPDPDLPATGFSGGNQQKIVLAREMERDPDLLLVGQPTRGVDIGAIEFIHQRLIELRDRGRGVLLVSVELDEILALADRILVMFDGRVVGEMAAKDADERTLGLLMAGCAGTPDSGEAA, via the coding sequence ATGGCGGCCCCCGGCGACCATAGACCTCCCGCGGTGGAGCTCATCGGGCTGAACAAGTCCTTCGGGCCGGTGCGGGCCAACCGGGACGTGTCCCTGCGCGTTGCGGCCGGGACCATCCACGGCATCGTGGGCGAGAACGGGGCGGGCAAGTCCACGCTCATGGGCATGCTCTACGGCTTCTACCAGGCGGACAGCGGGCGCATCCGCATAAACGGCCGGGAGGTGCGCATCACCAGCCCGGCCCACGCCATCAGCCAGGGCATCGGCATGGTCCACCAGCACTTCATGCTGGTCGAGCCGTTCACGGTGCTGGAGAACGTCATCCTCGGGGCCGAGGAGGGCGGGCTGCTGAAGCGATCCCTTGGCCACGCCCGGCGGGAGCTGGAGCGGCTCGGCCGGGAGTACGGCCTGGAGGTGGACCCGGACGCGGTGGTCGGCGACCTGCCCGTGGGCTTGCAGCAGCGCGTGGAGATCCTGAAGGCCCTCTACCGGGGGGCCGAGACCCTGATCCTGGACGAGCCCACAGGCGTGCTCACGCCCCAGGAGGCGGACCGGCTCTTCGCCATGCTCGACACCCTGCGCGACCAGGGGCGCACGGTCATCCTGATCACCCACAAGCTGCGCGAGATCATGGCCGCGACCGACGCCGTGTCCATCATGCGGCGCGGGACCATGGTCGCCGAACGGCGAACCGCCGAGACGAGCAAGGAGGAGCTGGCCGAGCTCATGGTCGGGCGCAAGGTCCTGCTCCGGGTGGAGAAGACCGAGGCCCGGCCCGGCGAGCCCATCCTGGAACTGGACGGGGTCGACTACGCGGACACGGCGGGCGTCAAGCGGCTGAAGGACGTCTCCTTCACCCTGCGCCGGGGCGAGATCCTCGGCGTGGCCGGGGTCTCGGGCAACGGCCAGTCCGAGCTGCTCGAAGTGCTCTGCGGGGTGGCCGCGCCGTCGGCCGGGACCATCCGGTTCAAGGGCGAGGTCATCGCGGGCCAGGGCAAACGCACCGACCCCCTGGCCATGCACCGGCTGGGCGTGGGCCACGTGGCCGAGGACCGCCACCGCACGGCCATGATCATGGATTTCACGGCGGCCGAGAACATGATCCTCGGCTACCACACGGGCCGGGACGTCAACGGTCCGGTGCTCATGGACCTGGGCCGGGTCCGGGGGCTGTGCCGCGACTACATGGCGGACTTCGACGTGCGCCCGCCCGACCCGGACCTCCCGGCCACGGGCTTTTCCGGGGGCAACCAGCAGAAGATCGTCCTGGCCCGCGAGATGGAGCGCGACCCGGACCTGCTCCTGGTGGGCCAGCCCACGCGCGGAGTGGACATCGGGGCCATCGAGTTCATCCACCAGCGGCTCATCGAACTGCGCGACCGGGGCCGGGGCGTGCTCCTGGTCTCGGTGGAGCTGGACGAGATTCTGGCCCTGGCCGACCGCATCCTGGTCATGTTCGACGGCAGGGTGGTCGGCGAGATGGCGGCGAAGGACGCGGACGAGCGCACCCTGGGGCTGCTCATGGCGGGCTGCGCCGGGACGCCGGACAGCGGGGAGGCGGCGTAG